A single window of Watersipora subatra chromosome 9, tzWatSuba1.1, whole genome shotgun sequence DNA harbors:
- the LOC137404264 gene encoding von Hippel-Lindau tumor suppressor homolog: protein MEKSDGDIENLQNLKSPPAKIESFAKFYNNTKYPVTIIWIDCSGHGIVYIRNLPSKRWYDVNTFADHKWIFLRSGTHERLAGNGKFVWSGEPWTNNCGNNPNQARRRLVIVGTPVYSLKECCINIINRQLARERQSAESLRMLPRDLIEDLRVPIYRNFMPFRLRARPVRDVRNNDVRD, encoded by the exons ATGGAGAAAAGTGATGGAGACATAGAAAATCTGCAGAATCTGAAATCACCTCCTGCTAAGATCGAGTCCTTTGCAAAGTTCTACAACAACACCAAATATCCTGTTACGATTATATGGATTGACTGTTCT GGCCATGGGATCGTTTATATACGCAATCTTCCATCTAAGAGATGGTATGACGTGAACACGTTTGCCGATCACAAGTGGATATTTTTAAGGTCTGGCACTCATGAGAGATTAGCGGGTAATGGCAAGTTTGTTTGGTCTGGTGAGCCTTGGACGAACAATTGTGGAAATAATCCTAACCAAGCGAGGCGCCGTCTCGTCATTGTAGGGACACCCG TCTATTCTCTAAAAGAATGCTGTATAAACATAATCAACCGACAACTAGCTAGAGAGCGTCAATCTGCAGAAAGTCTACGAATGCTGCCAAGAGATCTGATTGAAGATTTACGAGTTCCAATTTATAGAAATTTTATGCCTTTCAGACTTAGAGCCAGACCTGTACGAGACG TAAGAAACAACGATGTCCGTGACTGA